One window of the Magnolia sinica isolate HGM2019 chromosome 19, MsV1, whole genome shotgun sequence genome contains the following:
- the LOC131235669 gene encoding uncharacterized protein LOC131235669 yields MLAQPKSKKYFSPRYTSRNPYPQRAQPYEHVDARNDNRDLRRPDPRSVKLDQNGNRDLRTPNSRSFKPYQNGNRDTRLPDSRWVEPGTQDYLSLDQSNPTRMATRTQDYLNLDRSNPTKMAARTQDYFNLDRSNPTKMAARTQDYLSLDQLNPTRMAGGTRDYPTFNRSNPTRMVAGTRDYPAIDRSNPTRMVAGTQDYLALDRSNPTKMAARTRDYPTLDRSNPTIMATRIRDYPMLDRSNPTTMATRTRDYPTLDRSYPTKMAAKIQDYPTLDQSNPTRMTSSTQDYLTRMVVRTYPTVDQSNPNRMTVRTRVYPTVDRSNPTSMAPRIQDYPTLDQSNPTKMVGGTQDYPTLYQPNPTRMVARTRDYLTLDQSNPTRMATGNRDHLILDRSTADRMATRTQEYLTIDWSNPTRMVDRSQDYLALYQSNPTRIAAGTQDYMTLDRSKPMQRMPNPSAQEVTSLNEGDILI; encoded by the exons AGAAATACTTTAGTCCTAGATATACCTCAAGAAATCCCTACCCTCAAAGGGCCCAACCCTACGAGCATGTAGATGCAAGGAATGACAATAGGGACCTAAGAAGACCTGACCCTCGATCGGTCAAACTTGACCAGAATGGCAACAGGGACTTGAGAACACCTAACTCTCGATCGTTCAAACCCTACCAGAATGGCAATAGGGATACAAGATTACCTGACTCCCGATGGGTCGAACCCGGGACCCAAGACTACCTGAGCCTCGATCAGTCAAACCCAACCAGAATGGCAACAAGGACCCAAGACTACTTGAACCTTGATCGGTCAAACCCGACGAAAATGGCAGCAAGGACCCAAGACTACTTCAACCTTGATCGGTCAAACCCGACGAAAATGGCAGCAAGGACCCAAGACTACTTAAGCCTCGATCAGTTGAACCCAACCAGAATGGCAGGAGGAACCCGAGATTACCCGACCTTCAATCGGTCAAACCCGACCAGAATGGTTGCGGGGACCCGAGACTATCCAGCCATCGATCGATCAAACCCGACAAGGATGGTAGCAGGGACCCAAGACTACCTGGCCCTCGATCGGTCAAACCCGACCAAAATGGCTGCAAGGACCCGAGATTACCCGACCCTCGATCGGTCAAACCCGACCATAATGGCTACAAGGATCCGAGACTACCCAATGCTCGATCGGTCAAACCCGACCACAATGGCTACAAGGACCCGAGACTACCCAACCCTCGATCGGTCATATCCGACCAAAATGGCTGCAAAGATCCAAGACTACCCGACCCTTGACCAGTCAAACCCCACCAGAATGACATCAAGCACCCAAGACTACTTGACCAGAATGGTAGTGAGGACCTACCCGACCGTCGATCAGTCAAACCCGAATAGAATGACAGTAAGGACCCGTGTCTACCCGACCGTCGATCGGTCAAACCCGACCAGCATGGCACCAAGGATCCAAGACTACCCAACCCTTGATCAGTCAAACCCAACCAAAATGGTAGGAGGGACCCAAGACTACCCAACACTTTATCAACCAAACCCGACCAGAATGGTAGCAAGGACCCGAGACTACCTGACCCTCGATCAGTCGAACCCGACCAGAATGGCAACAGGGAACCGTGACCACCTTATCCTGGATCGATCAACCGCGGACAGAATGGCGACAAGGACTCAAGAATACCTCACCATTGATTGGTCAAACCCTACCAGAATGGTGGATAGAAGCCAAGACTACCTAGCTCTCTATCAGTCGAACCCGACCAGAATTGCAGCGGGGACGCAAGACTATATGACCCTCGATCGGTCAAAACCAATGCAGCGCATGCCGAATCCATCCGCACAGGAGGTTACCT cACTCAATGAAGGAGACATTCTTATTTAG